In Candidatus Goldiibacteriota bacterium, a single window of DNA contains:
- a CDS encoding outer membrane beta-barrel protein: MKKILSLLAVMSLFAVPSYALLHVGVSAGYAYANMDQMNNAWETVKTDAQEQNMPSEVQKFGNSIFVNADLGIGLLPIVNIGPRVGLQYVLPVKNSVSYINPLEPSETLSMENTISSMLIPLELGVSANLTLPMLPISITVGGYAGYGLAFGLDETKITSNIAGNQEIKYAVPYDGGGFMADATAAVEWNILPLINLSLNAGYRYALIENVNVTNEVKDPISGDVLISADEELTSLAGDKLKVNYTGFLVGLGLNIRF; this comes from the coding sequence ATGAAGAAAATTTTATCACTACTTGCAGTAATGTCTTTGTTTGCAGTTCCGTCTTATGCTCTTTTGCACGTGGGAGTCAGCGCCGGTTACGCTTACGCCAATATGGACCAGATGAATAACGCCTGGGAAACAGTTAAAACGGACGCGCAGGAACAGAATATGCCTTCAGAAGTTCAGAAATTCGGAAATTCAATTTTTGTAAATGCAGATTTGGGCATTGGATTATTGCCTATAGTTAATATTGGGCCTCGCGTGGGGCTTCAGTATGTATTGCCCGTTAAAAATTCTGTAAGTTATATTAATCCTTTGGAACCATCAGAAACACTTTCTATGGAAAATACCATCTCGTCAATGCTTATACCTTTAGAACTTGGGGTTTCCGCCAACCTTACCCTGCCTATGCTTCCAATATCCATAACAGTCGGAGGATACGCGGGATACGGCCTGGCATTCGGCCTTGATGAAACAAAAATAACTTCAAATATTGCCGGTAACCAGGAAATAAAATATGCAGTTCCGTATGACGGCGGCGGCTTTATGGCAGATGCAACAGCTGCTGTTGAATGGAACATACTTCCTTTGATAAACCTGAGTTTAAACGCGGGATACAGATACGCTCTGATTGAAAATGTTAATGTCACAAACGAAGTAAAAGACCCGATATCCGGAGACGTGCTTATCAGCGCGGACGAAGAACTTACATCACTTGCCGGAGATAAATTAAAAGTTAATTATACAGGTTTTCTTGTGGGCCTTGGTTTAAATATAAGATTTTAA